The Alnus glutinosa chromosome 10, dhAlnGlut1.1, whole genome shotgun sequence DNA window aaaacccatTCGAGGACTCATTATTAGTGCAACATAAATACACTCAATACAAGTACCCAACTCTAGATTATCATAAGCAACCAAGAGCACCTAATTTCATCATAATAGAACAATAAAAACTCACCAACCCATATTCGACCAGCACCCATAAAACCATGTTTAAGTAATTTTGAAAACTCAACCTTATCATTAGCATACTAGAAACCTCAATATTAAAACATAGACAAATCAACACGGGAAATATACAATACACGGATTCGGCCCATCAGCAGAACACCAAATACGGCTCAAACCAAAATGGGGAAGACATCTCAAAGCATCGCACTGTCGGAACACTTCATGGtcaaacacatgaaatataccCAAAGCCATTTTAACACAAAACCATAAAATCACCCCCAAGCTTTCGGCCGAAAACAGCAACCTAAATTACCAACACCCAAAATCCAGCCATCACTTATACTTCCAAAATCCACTAAAACCAACCCAAGAACTATTACCCAACAATCAGCAAGCATAAATTACTAACACACAAGGTTTACCTATTCTGGGGATTTTCACCGTAAATCCACCGGAAAAAATGGGTTGAACGGGTCACAGGATGGATCGCCGAAAATCACACCCTTAGCTTCGCCGGCGACTCCCTATGGAAGATCAGCCTCCGGTCTTCCTCTCCCTTCAATCAGAATCTCTCAGTCTCTCTATGTTTCGGTTCCTCACATTTGGGTCTCCCGATTTCTCTCCCTCCCAATCTCTCGgttttctccctctctctcatcTCGATTTCcccttctccatctctctctgtTCCCCCTTCTCCCACgatcttctctttctctgagACTCGGAcggaaaaagggaaaggaaagagcaagaaagaagaagaaaggtagaGGAAAGGAGAATTGGGTGATTCTCTTTCTCGACTTACAGATCTCCCTCCCTCTCGCTTCCCTTCacatctcactctctctgtttctAGAATGAacgagaagaagaaaggaaacaaaaaaagaaaagaaaaggaaagaagcgaaataagaaaggagaagaaaagaggaaagagcAGGAACAGTGGGccttaagagagagagagtccagagaaaaaagagagagagcctccctcctcccggccAACTGTGTTTTTTTGTCTCCTTCCCAGCCTTTGGAGCTGTACAGTTTTTGTTTTCCAGTAGATCTATTGGTGGTTGATCTTCTCCTAAAGTTTTTAGGCTACGGTGGTTTATGTTTTgtctttgttatttctttcttttggtttttggcGGGAGATTCAACTCAAGAAGTCTAATTTGGGGAGTGGCTGGCTTCCTGTGTCGTCAACAGTGTACTTTGATcgatttttaagtgtttttttcttggattttgaagccagatctacgcaCATCCATCGACTTTTGCTAGACACGCGCAACCAAGCCGCGTTCTCCGTTGTCTTCTGCCCCTACTGCCGGAAGTATTGGTCTTGTGGATCGCAAGAGCTCGGCACATGGTCCTCACCCGCCAGGGAGTCTTTGCTCTCTGACTACGCGTGAAGGCCATGCTCCACCTTTTCAGACCATGCTTGGTAGCGCCTAGGGTCTTCGGCGTCAGATCTGTTGCTGGGTGCTTCCTTTGTCTGCGCGAGTTTTACACGCGGCCCCACTTCGGCGAAGTCTGCCATTTCTCCACTGCCGGCGACTTGTATCTGAATTTTTTCTACcattgtgtttgtgtattcccCTTGTTTCTCTGGTACAATTTGTCTTTgtattgtttaaattttattgaaatttttgttggctAAATGCTAAATCGGCTCTCTTTCATGATGTAAGCCTTTAGGCCTTTTTAGCAATATATTTGGTAGCACATGCTACTctgttcataaaaaataataaataaataaaaaagaaaaaagctcgGTGAATTGCACTAAAAAGGtgttagataatatatttttcatataattgtGGCCAGATATGATATGAGAATATATAGACCgtatgatttgattgtaattgattataatcaaattttaatacattcaattctgatttgatttgatattctttcatatatttttgtACTCTCTTTATATTCCTATAAATatggatcatttgtattgtaaattcatcaagagaaataagagtaaaatgtagCTTTTTGAGCTTTATCATATGGACGTAAGTTATAGATCGAACCACATAAAatctcatgtttttttttttttctattatttcgctttattttattttagctttatgttttctttcaaggTATTAGAGCTATCGGCTAACGCTAACGTTCGATCCGGTcctatgaatttttattttcttttatttaattatcttgTTCTTGATATACAGTACTTTTGGCAGATCTCCTCACCATATTTCTTGCAAAATTGTATTTGacaatgaaaaaaacaaaaaaaaaaaaaaacagtcgctTTCTCTGTGTGTCACCTCCTTTTGTCGTTCCTGAACGTGAATACTGTTTCCTATAGTATTAAGTCGCTTAAGTGCCGAGTCTTGCGGATCGAGCATCAATTAAAgattaatctttttatttagtcttaaattctaatttaacaCGTTCCATTTTCGGGTTTAAAATCTGGAGCGCTACAATAGATTTCAGCAACCAATAACTTGGAGGTGGTTCGTTTGTTGGTTCCTACATGGACTGTCTCCACCGTGGAGGAAAAAATCACTCATAGCAGCTTTCCtatatttttctgtttcctATGAATGCTACAATGCTTCCCAATGCATAGGGAAACACTGTAGCATTCCCATTCATTTCTTTATTcccaaaatatattatatatctctTATTTAATTATCTTCTCTTtactacttttaattaaagtaaatggatatatatatatatatataggcaaaaatgaagggaagctatTGCTGAGtgtattttttaagaaaaaaataataattttgttccctacgtataagtatatatagggaaaaatgaagggaagctgctgtggagtgtttttgttagaaaaaaaaaatgattttgttccctacgtataagaaaaatgattaaaaagtTACTGAGAATACTCTACGGCAACCAAAAGTGCCCCAACAATTATATCATGCCACTTTCAAGAAAGGAACAACACATGGTAAAGTACATATTAGATTAATGATAGTAGTCCTTCGGTTATTATCATGGACATAGAATTTTGGGAGCTTAATCTTGATTTGTGACAATTGAATGAATTTTTAAACCAAGAGGTAAAATGGGAAAGACCACTTTTACAGCTTACAGCTATGTAACAACTCCAGCTTTTAGTAGTAAGCTCTGATCATCTTTATTTTATCATAATCTTATGATTATTAGGGCGGGTTTAGTGTATAAGCCATCAGTGAACAAAAAATTGTGCTGCAAATCTACTCGTTTAAAAGATTTATGCATACAAGttgattttaagtttttattattattattattattattattattatttcgcaTTAAAGATATGATAttgaatctatatatatatatatatatatatatatatatatatatatattatttttttttccatcaaattttgtttcttgaattgattttacattGTAATTCTTTTAGGAAAATAGAAACATGTATACTAatcaacatatattatatttcatttCTATATAACAAATGCAACATATATAACATTCACACTACCagcatatatatgaaaaaactGATATTGGCATAGATGGGATAGATTTCAGTAGAAACCACATGGCATAAAACTTTATTCGCTGAAATAAAGACACTCCATAGATGCTAAAACACATAGACTTGCCACATTTGTTATTGCTGAAATCTCATAAACCACTTACAAAGTTTAATTAGGATTACAAGCTATTAATTAAGACGGGGAGGATATCACAAGCCAAACAAGATTACAAATTTCAAATGACAAGCATCCATTGCAAGTACTAAAAGCAAAGCACTCCAATATCATAAACCACTTACAAAGTTTAATTAGGATGACAAGCTATTAAGACAGGGAGGATCACAAACCAAACAAGATtacaaatttcaaattaaatgacaTGCATCCATTGCAACTAAAAGCGAAGCACTCCAATGAAGACTAAACCACACATACTTCAAACCTTCACGAAATAAGGCCTAAGGAAACCCCAGAAAGTGAAACCCAGAACAATTAGTCCAACAACAGTTCCGCTGCCTCTCCAAAAATCACGAAAATACACACTTTTCATGGTTCCCATAGTGTTGTTCCAAGGGTTATCAAGGTAGCTTGTAATCTCTCGACACAGAGAAGAGTAACAAGATCCATCTACCACAATATCAAGGCAAAGTCTGTTAATTAAAGTCATCACAGCAGCGTTGCTCCCGATATTGTTAGCAATGACCTTTTTCTCAACAAGCAAATCCACATCTTTTTCAGTGTCGATAAGTTGGTCCAATAGCAAAACATAATTGCAAATGTAAGCTTTGAGTGGATAATGACACTGCTCCAGGGCCATGAGGTTTCGGAGAAGACATTCAGTATTGTCGAAAATCTTAAGGGGTGGAATTTCCAAGATACATTGCATACGCTCCAAGTGCGGAAAGCATTTCAAGCATGGTAAGCAAGCCAAGAGCCATGACAAATTGAAGCATGGACAGTGTTTCAAGCAATCATTCCCGGAGAATGTTATGTCAAGTAAGCATCTCTCCTTAACTGGTTTGAATTTCAATCCTGCCTCATCAAGCTTTGTGGCACAATTTAGATCACGCAGATTTTCTCCATGATTCAACTGATCTGGTACTGAACAAAAGAAATATCTTAGCAAATCTATGAAATGGTTTACTTCCTCACCGACTGCAGACTGTTTCTTTATATCATATTGGCGTCCAAAGTAATTGCGGGAAAGCTTGACAAATGGAGCATCCTGTTTCATGAGGTCCTTTTTGTGTTCCTCAACTTGCTTGCCTTCTTCGTAATGGTTGCAACTGGAAGAGTCATTTTTGGCGAACATATATAATTTCTcaagaataaaaaaaggaagTTGATTCTCAAGTAATAACAAGTCACGTCGTATACCAATTTCCAACCAGGGTTTCTTTACTATGTAatcattttcatgattttcatCAATCCTCAAGAAGAGCTCAATTATAAAGATGGCATCCAATagaatcattttcacaaaatccTTACTGTTGAGCCTACAGTCTTCTGAATAGCAATGACGAatttttacttcattttctttaataatCTTTCGAAGATCCTCCTGGCTCTTCCCGGTCCGATCAGAGAAAGCCATCAAATATCTCAGTTTGTGCATCTTCATGTTCGTGTCCTTCAATTCATTTCCACGGTGATGAAAGGGTCCTATTGAAACGAGCTGAGGGGTATAGGATTCTTTCTTTACCTTGCGCAGTCTCTTGGGAACCCTGTAGATACAGCATTCCGGCCACTCCGCAGGGGGAATAATGTTAATGACAAAGTCCTCGCATTCAGCTTCTTTTCCAATGGAAATTATGGAATCACTAGACGCCATCGTTTCCATATCCCTTAACCTTGTTTTCCTAGTGACAAATAAGCAACAACAAGCGGCAATACAAAACAATCCAATCAGCTACGTACATATAGCTTATTGCAATAGGCAGTAATATTATCATTGATTTTGTATGGTACATGTCAGGCCCCCACCCCATATACTTCAGTAGTTCTTAttatctttctcttttctttttctttttcttttttttttttttttttttttggaaaaggcTCTTGTTCAGAGTATGAAATTTAATTACAACATTGCAAGAGGTTTCGTAAATATCTTTTTTCTCATCATTAATATTGATGACACAACTATACAATCAAGCAAGTGATTCCTATAAGAAATTACAATCATTGAAAGCACAACCACTGGATACCAAGATCCTTCAATCTTGATCTTATAAGTTTGTATCTCTAGCTCTATTTATATAGTCATACATTAATTTTAATACTCAATCCTTAGCAATTTGTTATAAACTGAAAATAACAAATTGTATATTTTAAGAGTCTTCATATATCAcgatttaattttcaaaaagaatTAGGTGTTACATTAATTCATTGCTATTTAAtagtattattataattataaatatctCTGTACGTATCTGTACTAATGTTGTACGTATACAATGTCTACCAAACATgttcataaaatattaaaattggaGGTGTATATATGTGTGCGTATAATTAATGAggtaataaaacaaaaagtatatatagttatttctaaaacaaaaagtatggttatttttatttcaaataatttggaAAAGGCTCAAAATCACTAATAGTTAAAGGCATCTCTTCCTTTTTAAAATGATTctgacattttctttttaatgtctttctttaaataatatgttaacAGAGAGAGAACCCTAGTTTTAGGTCCTCACATGCAGTTATTTCTCCATCAGTTTcctcattttctctttattcATCCTATTAATTATCAGGGTACAAATTTTGAGTTAACTCTAACTCCATAATATTATAGCtctcatttaaattaaatatttgaagtgttcaaactatttattaagATGTCCAACGGAGTATGATCGAAcacaattaaattattaaaagggaaaaatacaaatatcatCTCTGGACTTTGATATGCATGGGTATTAAGTTTAGTCCCTACACTTTCAATTTCAGAGGATTCATGGCATAtttggagtaaaaaataaattttttaagatcaaatatccatttttaaaaaagagatctAAAAGTTTTCGTCTCAAATTGCTACTTGGCCAAGTTCAAATAACTTACAACGTACGTTAACATTTAAAAGATAAGATTAATGAGAGATTTGTCACTCGTTTAGGTAGCTGAGAAAATTACAAGTAAATTCCACTCatagaaataataatatgatcaaatcaatattaataaaaatatgaaaataagagaaattaaagaagtgtccttcaatttttttttatatctgaaacaatttaaaatattttgtaattacCAATTAAATGATGAATATGTGATATCTTGGATACTAAAGGCTATGCTTGTTAAAGATTTTGAAAACTGGCCATGGTTTTTATTGTGATAGAAAGTTGAGAATTGTTTCTGGTAGGtccatatttaaaaaatgatatatatgggGTTCActtaagatatttgtttaacaaattaacttttgaaaagtgtttcaagTTTCTAAATAAACATGCACTAAACGTCCAATACTAGTTTATTTTTTCAAGTGCGGAGGTTAACtttattactcaaaaaaaaaaaaaaaaagagtgggcGCACCTAGTCATGTCGGGTGAGTAATGCTTTATACTCTACTCATATTTCATTGAGCTGATGTGGCAATACTCATCGGTCCTTGAAtcaatctttattaaaaaaaaaaaaaaaattgataggcaCTGTCATATTAATGCAATGAATTATTCCATATTAGGGTGGTTGCACACCCATTCCTATATGGTTAGGGAAGACAATGCTTGTATTCATGAGCTGTTGGGGTGACCTACAACCATCTAATCTTTTTGGAGTAACAACGAATATTTAGAAACCCACTGGTGCAAGTTAGATTCCTAACCTTTGGGCAAAATTGAATTTGTTGCTAAAAgtgatcatattaattttataatgtTAAATGAAGGAGTAAAGTGTTAAATGAATTTTCGACAACTATatcaagaataagaaaaatgatgGGGAAATGAAGGAGTAAAGAACCTGCAAATTTTGCTTAAAAGTCTGCTTGAACGATTGGGAGCACCTCCTAAATGCCTCCTGATAACAGATCTCTCACTTTCGAACGATATAATATCTCCTCTCTTCTTGCACTCCTACTTATACTATGTTCTCTGTCTTAAAGATAAACAAGTACAAAACACGTTATACTTTCTATATCTTCATTCTCACAAAATctcacttaaaatatatatatatatatatatatatatatatatatatatatatatatatattccttctTTTGAGTAAAAGTTACAATTGATTTCCAACAGTAAAAAACAGAAATTATGAAAGCTTTACAAATATTACATAGTGAATTAGCAATAATCTTATGCTTCTTGATCTCTATTTCTTTCTCATTAATTCTTCGGGAAAACCAACTAGGGTGGTGATTCAATTGTGGCTATTCCTATCATGGGATTTGAACTCATAACCCTAATGTGTATCATCTAGGCCCCTCTCGTGCAGCTTCTAGTGCGTTGATGTTATTATGGTCACATGTGTTGAAGTAGAATAGCCACAATTAATCTTCCCTATCTGCCCTTGGGAATAGCTTTATTGGGGGAAAATCTAACTATTCTTTGGCATCTTTAGTTTCACTGTATTCCTTGTAGCAGTACCTTgttctaaaaagcaaaaaactatAATTACCAAATAGGAGCAAAACAATCTTATTCCAAGATGATAGgattttaattttgagaaaaatatacatatccccctcaaactaccactcaattgtcaatgtccttccTAAACTACCATTTGTATCAATAtctcccccctaagaccaacaaaaagacaaaaataaccatgaattttttttttcaataagacaaaaatgtccttataaatttgagaaaaaaactaaaactaaaactaaaaaataaaaaaataataattttttaaaaaacaaattaaaaaaaattaaatttatgattttgTGAGAACGACGATATTAAAAGAATAACGTcttatgtgcttgttatttttgaaagagagagtttgtaaattgtgagaatgacgatattaaCTTCTAGATTGGAAATGTTTTCGATTTTGTGAGAATGatgatattgaaagcataatgtgttctgtgcttgttattttttaagaaagagtttgtgaattgtaagaatgacaatattaaattctagctttaaaatgtttttgattttgtgagaattACGATATTAAAAGCATAAAGTATTTGGTGATTGTTAtctttaagagagagagagagagagagagagagagtttgtgaattgtgagaatgacgagATTAAATTcttgctttaaaatgtttttgaatttgtgagaatgacgatattgaaagcataaagtgttttgtattttttagggaaaattctaaattgtgagaatgacaatACTAAATAttagctttaaaatgtttttgattttgtgagaatgaaaatattgaaaacaGAAAGTGTtgtgtgcttgttatttttgggagagagagggagagtttcTAAGTTTTGAGAATGAAGAAATTAATTctaactttaaaatgtttttgattttgtgggAATGATGATATTGAAAGCACAAAATATTATGTGCTTGTTactttttagagagagagagagagattgtgaattgtgagaatgacgatattaaattctaactttgaaatgttttttatttcgTGAGAATGACAATATTGGAAGCATAACGTGTTTTGTGcctattattttttagagagagtttgtgaattgtgagaatgacaatattaaattctagctttaaaatgtttttaattttgtgagaatgacgatatcaaaagcataaagtgttgtgtgcttgttatttttgagagagagagagagagagagagagagagagaggagagtttgtgaattgtaagaatgaatatattaaattatagctttaaaatgTCTCTTATTTTGTGAGAATTACAATACTGAAAGCATAAAGTTTtgtgtgcttgttattttttagagagagagagggtgagagtttgtgaattgtgagaatgacgatattaaattctaactttaaaatgtttttcattttgtgagaatgacgctattgaaagcataaagtgttttgtgattgttatttttgagagagaggaaGATTGTGAATTATGAGAATGAAGatattaaattctagctttaattttttatttttttattttgtgagaaTAAAGATATTGGA harbors:
- the LOC133878778 gene encoding UPF0481 protein At3g47200-like — translated: METMASSDSIISIGKEAECEDFVINIIPPAEWPECCIYRVPKRLRKVKKESYTPQLVSIGPFHHRGNELKDTNMKMHKLRYLMAFSDRTGKSQEDLRKIIKENEVKIRHCYSEDCRLNSKDFVKMILLDAIFIIELFLRIDENHENDYIVKKPWLEIGIRRDLLLLENQLPFFILEKLYMFAKNDSSSCNHYEEGKQVEEHKKDLMKQDAPFVKLSRNYFGRQYDIKKQSAVGEEVNHFIDLLRYFFCSVPDQLNHGENLRDLNCATKLDEAGLKFKPVKERCLLDITFSGNDCLKHCPCFNLSWLLACLPCLKCFPHLERMQCILEIPPLKIFDNTECLLRNLMALEQCHYPLKAYICNYVLLLDQLIDTEKDVDLLVEKKVIANNIGSNAAVMTLINRLCLDIVVDGSCYSSLCREITSYLDNPWNNTMGTMKSVYFRDFWRGSGTVVGLIVLGFTFWGFLRPYFVKV